The DNA segment CACCCTCGTCGGCCCGCAGCCCCGGGTACACCTCGACCACGTGGTGCAGCCGGCGGTCCCGGAGCAGGTCGTGCACCGAGCCGGCCGCGCCCGCCTTCTCGTCCCACGCCCCGAAGACGACGCGCTCGAGCCGGGCGGCGAGGATCGCCCCGGCGCACATCGCGCACGGCTCGAGGGTGACCACGAGGGTGCAGCCCGCGAGCTGCCAGTCTCCGCGGGCGGCAGCGGCCTCCCGCAGCGCGACCACCTCGGCGTGCGCCGTCGGATCCGTGCGCAGCTCGCGCTCGTTGCGGCCGCGCCCGATCACCGCGCCCTCGGCGTCGACGACCACCGCGCCCACCGGCACGTCGCCCCACCCGGCGGCCCGGCGGGCCTCGTCGAGCGCGAGCCGCATCCAGGCGTCCGCCTCGGGAGGGAGGGGGAGGTCGCTCTCGCGCATCGCGCCCCCTCGTCCGGCTCCGGCCGGCTCCGACCGGCAAGTAGATTGAGCTTATGCGCGTCCACGTAGCCGACCACCCGCTGATCACGCACAAGCTCACCGTGCTGCGCGACAAGCGCACCCCCTCCCCCACCTTCCGGCAGCTCGCCGAGGAGCTGATGACCCTGCTCGCCTATGAGGCGACCCGCGGCGTCCGCACCCGCACCGTCACCATCGAGACGCCGGTCACCACGACCACCGGTCTCGCGCTGAGCGACCCGCAGCCGCTGGTCGTGCCGATCCTGCGCGCGGGCCTCGGGATGCTGGAGGGCATGGTCAAGCTCATCCCCACCGCCGAGGTGGGCTTCCTCGGCATGGCACGCAACGAGGAGACCCTCGAGCCGACCACCTACGCCGAGCGCCTGCCCGACGACCTGTCCAACCGCCAGTGCTTCGTGCTCGACCCGATGCTCGCCACCGGCGGCTCGCTGATCGCCGCCATCCAGTTCCTCTTCGACCGCGGCGCCGAGGACGTCACCGCCGTCTGCCTGCTCGCCGCGCCCGAGGGCCTCGCGGCCGTGGAGAAGGCGTTCGTCGGCAAGGACGTGACCATCGTCCTCGGCTCGCTCGACGAGAAGCTCAACGAGCTCGGCTACATCGTCCCCGGCCTCGGTGACGCGGGCGACCGCCTCTACGGGCTCGCCGGCTGAGCCGTTCCGGGCGCCCGCCGCGGCGCCCGGAGCGCGCCAGTGTGCGCGGATCTGTTGACGGGGTCCGCCACCATCCGCTTTACTTTCGACCATGACTGACAACGCGCACGCCCTGACCTCCCTTGAGGCCATCGGGGATGCCGGCATGATGATGGCCGGCGGCCTCGTCCTGCGCTGTCGAATGTGCGCCTGAGGAATCACCCTCGCCGGTTCTCCGCACAGCCTCCGCCCCCCCGATCGCACTGATCGACCCGATCCTCTGATCGGCCGGGCGTCGCAGGCGCGGTGAACCCCTGGATGCCCCGCATCCGCCCCTGCCGGCCCGCACCTCGTGCACCGGCTCTCGCGCGCACACCCGGATCCGCTCCCCGGACACTCGTCCCGGATCCGACCAGCCCAAGGATTCGTCATGTCCCTCCTCCACGCCCGTCCCGTCTCCACTCCCGCCGCCGCCCCCGCCTGCAGGCCGCCCCGAGGCCGCGCCCGCCGCTCCCCGCCTCCGCGCCGTGCCGCAGGGAACCGAGGCCCGCGGCTTCGCCCTCTACGTCGGCATCGACGAGGCCAAGGCCCGTGCCGCCGGCATCGACCTCGGCCGCCTGGTCGAGGAGCTCAAGCGCGTCACCGCCGAGTTCGCTCCCGACGCCGAGACCTACGCCTCCGTCGCCCTCGCCCCGCAGGGCGCCGGCGGCCGCGACGTCGACGTCGTCCGCCTCGCCCTCCAGGACCCGGCCGCCGTCGCCCGCCGCCGCTCCGAGACCGAGCCCGACCTCGACCGCGCCCCCGGCGGCGTCGTCATCGACATCTCGCGCAAGCGCGTCATCCTCGACGACGAGACCACCGCCCTCACCTACAAGGAGTTCGAGCTGCTGCAGTACCTCGTCCTCCGCGAGGGCCGCACCATCGAGCGCGCCGAGCTGATCTCCTCGCTCTGGGGAGCCGCCGACGACGACGCCCCGAACGAGCGCACCATCGACGTGCACGTCCGCCGCCTGCGCGCCAAGCTCGGCCGCTACGAGGACATCGTCCGCACCGTCCGCGGCGTCGGCTACCGCTTCGACCGCCACGCGGACGTGGCCATCCGCTACGCCTCCACCCCCAGCCCCGACCTGTTCTGAGGAGTGGGCGCTCGCGCCCACTCCTCAGTGCTCGATTGCTGCGCGAGCGCGAGCGCTCGCTCCGCCGCAGTCGGCTCCTCGGATGGTCGCGTTCATAGAGCGTCCTACCCACGGCTCGTGAGAAACGCTGGCACGCGTTTCTCACCGAACACCTCGCAGAGGGCGGCTGGTCGTTCGGCACGAGTCGGACGAGGGGTCGGCGGCAGCACATGCTGGTCGAGTAGCCGCGGCACGCGGCGTATCGAGACCCACGCCTCTGCGGTGGGGGACCTCGATACGCCCGCGGAGCGGGCTACTCGATCAGCATGAATAGGACAGCGGCGCTTCGCGCGTCTGCAAGCGGCAGCGCTCAGCGTGCCGGCGGGTCCCGCGCTCGGTTGACGGAGGCCGCGCGATCATGCTGGTCGAGTAGCCGCGGGACGCGGCGTATCGAGACCCGGTCCGGCGCTGCGGCGGCCTCGGGACGGCGGCGCCAGGGGGTCACAGCGAAAGCTCAGGAAATCGGTCCTTGCGGCGTTATCGATCCGTTATATAGTTCAAGTGCGTCGACCGTTTGCTGTGGCGGGAAGCGCGAGAAGTGATTGCAGGACACTCTTGGTGCAAGGGAATGAAGGCCGGGCCGCTCGCCTCAGCGGTCCGGCCTTCTGTCTGTCTGACCAGGAGTTTTCGCGCCAGTGACGAGCTGATCCCCCCACCCGCTCGCCGGCGCTCCACGGGCTCGTGCCTTTTCAGTGCCCATTGGGGCTCAGGAGCAGCACCCACGGCGGCCCACGACCGCCTCGCTGCGCCACGTCGCTCGAACCCGACTCGTCCGGGCGTGAACCGGCGATCGTGGTGACGAGCTACTTGGCCGCGGACGGTACCCCAGCGCACGCAAAAGCGCCCCGCTCGAAGGAACGGGGCGCTCTCGTTGAACTAACTACGCTGATCGCGATCGGAGTCGGCGGCCTAGTCGGCGCACCGCCTCCGAGCGAACGAGCTTCTCAGCGTCCGCGCGACGTTCGGCGCGAACCTGTGGGTCCGAGTAGTTGGGCTGGACCGGCTTCTTGGAAGGTGTGACCCTGATTCCGTCGGGGATGTTCATCATGTTCATCCTCCATCTCTGCTCCGGGAACCGTAGCCGAAGCGTATTCCATCCTACGAGCCGTTCGCGAGACTCGCCGTGGGGTTGCCTGAGCCGCCTGGCCTCACAGCATTCCGTGCGCTAGTGCGAGCAAACCGGCGAGGAGCTCGAGCGGCGCTACGTCCGTTTCGTCCAAGTCGCCCGCGATGGGCGAGTCGAGCGTGATCATCCCGACGACACGATCCGAGACCAGGATCGGGACAGAAATGTACGTCTCGTAACCTCGGCCGGACACCTCGTCTGGGTCTTCGGTCACGTTCGCGACGAACCGAAAAGTTGGCGAGGTCGCCAACCACGTGAACAGCGCCTCACCGCGACCGCCATCCGTGTCGACGAAGTCGTCGGGCTCGTTCGCTGGACGCCCCGACTTGTTCTCGAGCGTGAGCCGTCGCGGCCTCCTACCTTGCGCCCCCTCGAACTTGTAGATCACCATCCGGGTGTCGAGGTCGTCACTGAACAGGGTGAGCCTGGCGTCCAGCACGCTCGTCACCACCCGCTGGTAGGCCGTTTCACGTTGCGGCGAAGGGACGTCCTGCATCCGACGCAACCGCAGGACGATGGGCTTCAAGGCGTCTCGGAACTGAGTGAGTGCGGCCGTCGCCTCGAACACGGAGGAGCGACTGCTTTCGCGCCGGAGGTACTCGAGGAGCGCAGTCAGGGCCACCGCGATGACCGTCGACGCGACTGCCGTCGGCTGCATCCAGTGGCGCTGGGCCTTGTACTCGTCGAGCCCGAGGATTCCGAACAGGACCGCCGAGGTGATGGTCGCGACTAGCGCGAGCACAGCAGGGAGCCAGCTCAGGTGAAGGTAGGTCCACTCCACAACCCAGTGCGCCCATAGTCTCACCTGATGGGTCCGGGCCTGACTGGGCGCAGCCGCGGACAACTGCTCCCGATTTGGCACGGATCGAAGACTATCGGAGCACCCAACACGCGTCGGACTACGAACCCGCCGCCCCTTGCTTAGCCGCCATATTGCACGGACCACGCCGGACGCTGCGTGGGCGATGCTCGCGCTGTCGGTCGTCCCGCCTACCCTCACCGCATGGCGCACCACTGGACCCCGATGAGCATGGTCTCTCGGTCCGTCTCACCCGGCGAGTGGAAAGTAGCCGACCGCTCAGAAGACCTCGGCTGGATCCGGCTCGTCCAGTACCAGGGCCTCCCGACCTATGTCTGCGTGACCCGGGACGGCTGGGTCGTCGGAGGTGGCGACTCCTTACGAGATGCTGCGCAGGCCTTCCTGGGGTGGCACCGCGCGCAGCAGCCCGTGCGGGCTCTGGGGGCCAGTAGGGGGCCGCTTCGCGCCACCCCCGACCGCAGGGAGTCCGGCCGAGGGACCATCTCGTCATGACCACAGACGCTCCCCACTTCCTCCTCACCGCGGCATCCATCTGGACCGGCGAGCCGTAGGTCCTTGGCGTCTACTCGTCGAAGGCCGCAGCCCTGGAAGCTGCCAACTGAGACCGCCTGGCGGCGAGCGATGCGAGCCCGGTGCGCTTCTCAGTCGAGGAGTGGTGTGGATCGCGCCGGTTGCGCGTTTGGACAAGCACACCGCCCTTCAGCCCGGAGGACGGAGCAGAGGCCGGATGGTCGGTCTGACGAGGGCTCCTCGCGCGCGCACGCGCGCGCGCGCCTTTTGGCACTCGACCGGGCGATACTCACCCGCCCCGGGGGCATCGAAGAGTGGTCGCACGAGGCCAGCAGCGGGCACGCGGTCACACCGGGAAGGGCTAGAGCCGGGCCGATCATCGACCACCCCTCGACCACCTCGTCACGGTGGTTCGTGCCACGGTTAGCCACGTAATCGACGCGGCTGCAACCTTCGCTCGATAGGTAGTGGCCCTCATCGAACCGGGCCCCCCGTTCAGCTGTAGACGCCGACAATGGGCGGCCGTGCGGGTCCACGCTCTGCAGGTACAACGTTCCGCCCGTGCGGCTCGGGGGCGGGTGCAGGCCAACAAGTTGCCGGGCATCGCGTTGGCAACGCCTAGAGCCCATCCGCTTCAAAGCAAAGCCCATGG comes from the Rathayibacter festucae DSM 15932 genome and includes:
- a CDS encoding winged helix-turn-helix domain-containing protein, with translation MPARTSCTGSRAHTRIRSPDTRPGSDQPKDSSCPSSTPVPSPLPPPPPPAGRPEAAPAAPRLRAVPQGTEARGFALYVGIDEAKARAAGIDLGRLVEELKRVTAEFAPDAETYASVALAPQGAGGRDVDVVRLALQDPAAVARRRSETEPDLDRAPGGVVIDISRKRVILDDETTALTYKEFELLQYLVLREGRTIERAELISSLWGAADDDAPNERTIDVHVRRLRAKLGRYEDIVRTVRGVGYRFDRHADVAIRYASTPSPDLF
- the upp gene encoding uracil phosphoribosyltransferase, translated to MRVHVADHPLITHKLTVLRDKRTPSPTFRQLAEELMTLLAYEATRGVRTRTVTIETPVTTTTGLALSDPQPLVVPILRAGLGMLEGMVKLIPTAEVGFLGMARNEETLEPTTYAERLPDDLSNRQCFVLDPMLATGGSLIAAIQFLFDRGAEDVTAVCLLAAPEGLAAVEKAFVGKDVTIVLGSLDEKLNELGYIVPGLGDAGDRLYGLAG
- a CDS encoding nucleoside deaminase yields the protein MRESDLPLPPEADAWMRLALDEARRAAGWGDVPVGAVVVDAEGAVIGRGRNERELRTDPTAHAEVVALREAAAARGDWQLAGCTLVVTLEPCAMCAGAILAARLERVVFGAWDEKAGAAGSVHDLLRDRRLHHVVEVYPGLRADEGARLLLDFFAAKR
- a CDS encoding GAF domain-containing protein, coding for MEWTYLHLSWLPAVLALVATITSAVLFGILGLDEYKAQRHWMQPTAVASTVIAVALTALLEYLRRESSRSSVFEATAALTQFRDALKPIVLRLRRMQDVPSPQRETAYQRVVTSVLDARLTLFSDDLDTRMVIYKFEGAQGRRPRRLTLENKSGRPANEPDDFVDTDGGRGEALFTWLATSPTFRFVANVTEDPDEVSGRGYETYISVPILVSDRVVGMITLDSPIAGDLDETDVAPLELLAGLLALAHGML